CGGACAGGCAAAGTCACTCAGTGATAAATTCGAGGCACTCGGTATAGATAAATTTAGTGTGATAGAGTTTAAAGTTGATGAAGAAAATCTTGTAAAAAGGCTTTCTTCAAGACGGGTGTGCAGCAATTGTGGAGCGATTTATAATCTACTTGCTAAACCGCCCGTACAACCCGGCATTTGTGATAAATGCGGCGGTAAACTTTATCAGAGGAATGATGATAAAGAATCGACAATAAGAGAGAGGTTTAAAGTTTATAACGAAAAAACCGCACCGCTGATAGACTATTATAAAAACAGAGGTATTTTGAGTTCTATAAAAGCGGAAGGTAAAATAGATACAATAACGTCTGATATAAACATGCATATTAATAAGGTATTCAATGGTTAATATAAAAACCGCCATACTTTTTTAAGTTATCTG
This region of Deltaproteobacteria bacterium genomic DNA includes:
- a CDS encoding adenylate kinase, with the protein product MVSKIRLLFVGPPGSGKGTQASILGKNYNIPQIATGDMLREEVNKGTELGSQAKGYMDRGELVPDQIVINMLENRLKQQDTKEGFILDGFPRTVGQAKSLSDKFEALGIDKFSVIEFKVDEENLVKRLSSRRVCSNCGAIYNLLAKPPVQPGICDKCGGKLYQRNDDKESTIRERFKVYNEKTAPLIDYYKNRGILSSIKAEGKIDTITSDINMHINKVFNG